The following coding sequences lie in one Cannabis sativa cultivar Pink pepper isolate KNU-18-1 chromosome 5, ASM2916894v1, whole genome shotgun sequence genomic window:
- the LOC133038164 gene encoding uncharacterized protein LOC133038164: protein MAKTIANRLKLVLGSLISPSRGAFLSECVIFDNIYIAQEIVHAINHRKQGKQGWVGLKLDMENAFDRVEWNFLTAILNCFHFPSKFTNLIHQCVSSVTIHFSINGQISDQIFPSRGIREGDPLSPYLFLHCSEGLTVALGIQERLGSFRGISIARIAPEISHLLFADDTFLFTTASTASCNALKEALTLYNLASGQIVNYTKSSIIFSPNTPPSLSAYFFDTLGLEPKPFISFRSLVHHNQVMIAKQAWHVFPNPNSLLATVLKAKYFKYTGFLEAGLGHSPSLTWSSLLWERDLLKKRLMWKPPSNKVNFFIDEYGLWNRAKLAHYFDDPIVSSILQVPIGGLQKDDLLIWNQDSSGIFSIKSAYHLANNASLPPSSSNPSFIKNCPSETVTHALLDCSSSAKIWKASPLRNFYSSHRHTGIKEFLLSSFLQLNKENLSLLLSTVWAIRNFRNKKLFANSSLAPVDVVAWINSFLSDYREAQHSVKKYNMSKASHSPSKPKHVSPGFYQLNTDAALSSDQGKPSFGVLGFMP, encoded by the exons ATGGCTAAGACAATTGCTAATAGACTCAAACTTGTCCTTGGCAGTCTTATCTCCCCTTCTCGGGGTGCTTTCCTTTCTGAGTGTGTCATTTTCGATAATATTTATATTGCCCAGGAGATTGTCCATGCCATTAATCATAGAAAGCAGGGTAAGCAAGGTTGGGTTGGTCTTAAGCTTGATATGGAGAATGCTTTCGACCGAGTTGAATGGAATTTTCTTACTGCTATCCTCAATTGTTTTCATTTTCCCAGTAAATTCACCAACTTAATTCATCAATGTGTTTCCTCGGTTACTATTCATTTCAGCATCAATGGACAAATTTCTGACCAAATCTTTCCTTCTCGTGGTATAAGAGAGGGTGATCCTTTATCACCTTATCTTTTCTTGCACTGCTCTGAAGGTCTTACTGTTGCCCTAGGCATCCAAGAAAGATTAGGTTCTTTTAGGGGCATTTCTATTGCTCGCATTGCCCCTGAAATTTCTCATCTGCTCTTTGCAGATGACACTTTTCTCTTCACTACTGCCTCTACTGCTTCCTGTAATGCTCTTAAAGAGGCTCTAACTCTCTATAATCTTGCTTCGGGTCAAATAGTCAATTACACGAAGTCTTCTATTATTTTCTCTCCAAATACCCCTCCTTCTCTCTCAGCCTATTTTTTTGATACCTTGGGCCTGGAGCCAAAGCCTTTCATTA GTTTCAGGTCCTTAGTTCATCACAACCAAGTCATGATTGCTAAGCAAGCATGGCATGTTTTCCCTAATCCAAATTCTCTTCTTGCTACTGTCCTTAAAGCTAAGTACTTTAAATACACTGGTTTTCTTGAGGCTGGTCTTGGGCACTCCCCTTCTCTTACTTGGTCTAGTCTTTTGTGGGAAAGGGATCTTCTTAAAAAAAGGTTGATGTGGAAG CCTCCTTCGAATAAAGtcaatttctttattgatgagTATGGTCTTTGGAACCGTGCAAAACTTGCTCATTATTTTGATGACCCTATTGTTTCTTCCATTCTTCAAGTTCCTATTGGTGGCCTACAAAAAGATGATCTTCTGATTTGGAATCAGGACTCCTCTGGTATTTTTTCAATCAAATCTGCTTATCACTTAGCCAATAATGCGTCTCTCCCTCCTTCTTCCTCTAACCCATCTTTCATTAAAAA TTGCCCCAGTGAAACCGTTACTCATGCCTTGCTAGACTGTTCCAGTTCAGCTAAGATATGGAAAGCTTCACCGCTTAGGAACTTTTATAGTTCTCATAGACATACTGGTATTAAAGAATTTTTGCTTTCTAGTTTCTTGCAGCTGAATAAAGAGAACCTGTCACTTTTGTTATCTACTGTTTGGGCAATTCGGAactttagaaataaaaaattattcgcCAATTCTAGTCTAGCTCCTGTTGATGTTGTTGCTTGGATTAATTCTTTCCTTTCAGATTACAGAGAAGCACAACACAGTGTGAAGAAGTATAATATGTCTAAGGCTTCGCACTCTCCTAGCAAGCCAAAGCATGTCTCGCCAGGTTTCTATCAACTTAATACTGATGCAGCATTAAGTTCAGATCAAGGCAAGCCTAGTTTtggggtgttgggttttatgccctaa